In a single window of the Mesoplodon densirostris isolate mMesDen1 chromosome 18, mMesDen1 primary haplotype, whole genome shotgun sequence genome:
- the LOC132478737 gene encoding high mobility group protein B1-like, producing the protein MSSYAPFVQTCWEEHKKKHPNASVSFLEFSRDHVYKDKEKSEDMAKADKAHCKRDVKTCISYKGETKKKFKDPNVPKRLPLAFFLFCSEFKKKIKGEHLGLSIGDVAKNLGEMWNNTAADDKQAAL; encoded by the exons ATGTCGTCATATGCACCCTTTGTGCAAACTTGCTGGGAGGAGCACAAGAAGAAGCACCCAAATGCTTCAGTCAGCTTCTTGGAGTTTTCTAGAGACCATGTCTATAAGGACAAAGAAAAGTCTGAAGACATGGCAAAGGCGGACAAGGCCCATTGTAAAAGAGACGTGAAAACCTGTATCTCTTATAAaggggaaacaaaaaagaagttcAAGGATCCCAATGTACCCAAGAGGCTTCCTTTggcctttttcttattttgttctgaGTTT aaaaaaaaaatcaaaggagaacATCTGGGTCTATCCATTGGTGATGTTGCAAAGAACCTGGGAGAGATGTGGAATAACACTGCAGCAGATGACAAGCAAGCAGCCTTATAA